Proteins found in one Pectobacterium atrosepticum genomic segment:
- the truA gene encoding tRNA pseudouridine(38-40) synthase TruA — protein MSETTQAAAIQAAAVAENERAPLKIALGIEYDGSQYYGWQRQIDVASVQACLEKALSKVADEPIEVLCAGRTDAGVHGTGQVVHFTTQAIRKDAAWTMGVNANLPPDIAVRWVKAVHEDFHARFSATARRYRYIIYNHRYRPAVLSHGMTHFYHPLDVERMERAGQCLLGENDFTSFRAVQCQSRTPWRNVNHLKVTRHGNYIVVDIKANAFVHHMVRNIVGSLMDVGCGNRPESWIAELLAAKDRTLAGATARAEGLYLVAVDYPARFALPQPTMGPLFLAD, from the coding sequence ATGTCGGAAACCACTCAGGCGGCGGCTATTCAAGCCGCCGCCGTTGCGGAGAACGAACGCGCCCCGCTGAAAATCGCGCTAGGCATTGAGTACGACGGCAGCCAGTATTATGGCTGGCAACGTCAGATTGATGTCGCTAGCGTGCAGGCCTGTCTTGAAAAGGCGCTGAGCAAAGTCGCGGATGAACCTATAGAAGTGTTGTGCGCCGGACGAACCGATGCTGGAGTTCATGGCACTGGGCAGGTTGTGCACTTCACCACGCAGGCGATCAGAAAGGATGCTGCCTGGACGATGGGCGTAAATGCGAATTTACCGCCGGATATCGCGGTACGCTGGGTGAAAGCGGTGCATGAGGATTTCCATGCGCGCTTCAGCGCAACGGCACGTCGCTACCGTTATATTATCTATAATCACCGCTATCGCCCCGCTGTGCTCTCGCATGGCATGACGCACTTTTATCACCCGCTGGATGTTGAACGGATGGAACGCGCCGGACAGTGTTTGCTGGGGGAAAATGATTTCACCTCTTTTCGTGCGGTGCAGTGCCAGTCGCGCACGCCGTGGCGCAATGTAAATCATTTAAAGGTTACACGTCACGGTAACTATATCGTGGTAGATATTAAGGCTAATGCGTTCGTTCACCATATGGTGCGCAACATCGTCGGTAGCCTGATGGACGTCGGGTGTGGCAATCGTCCCGAGTCGTGGATTGCGGAATTGTTGGCGGCCAAAGATCGTACGTTGGCAGGCGCAACGGCCCGAGCCGAAGGGCT
- a CDS encoding aspartate-semialdehyde dehydrogenase — MSDGWNIALLGATGAVGSALLELLQEREFPVGELYPLASERSAGETIRFNGKSCLVTDAADFDWSQAQLAFFVAGQDASARYAEAAGDAGCLVIDSSGLFALEPDVPLVVPGVNTHTLADYRNRNIVAVADSLTSQLLTAIKPLTDAAGLSRLHVVNMLSVSAHGKAAIDDLAGQSARLLNGIPPEEGLFPKQLAFNLLPLLPDDVGSVREERSLVDQVRKVLQDEGLPVSVTCIQSPVFYGHAQIVHLESLRPLSAEEARDELLNAGNIQVSEEQDYPTQVGDASGNGQLSVGCLRNDYGIPELLQFWSVADNARFGGALMAVETAECLVQEYLG; from the coding sequence ATGTCTGACGGCTGGAATATTGCTCTGCTGGGTGCCACGGGCGCAGTAGGCTCGGCGTTACTGGAATTATTGCAGGAACGTGAATTCCCAGTGGGTGAACTGTATCCACTGGCCAGCGAACGTAGCGCGGGTGAAACCATACGTTTTAACGGCAAATCCTGTCTGGTCACCGATGCGGCTGATTTTGACTGGTCACAGGCGCAACTGGCGTTTTTTGTTGCCGGTCAGGATGCTAGCGCTCGCTACGCAGAAGCCGCGGGAGATGCAGGTTGCCTGGTCATCGACAGCAGCGGCCTATTTGCACTGGAGCCGGATGTGCCGCTGGTCGTGCCCGGCGTGAATACGCATACGCTGGCGGATTATCGTAACCGTAATATTGTCGCGGTGGCAGACAGCCTGACCAGCCAACTTCTGACGGCGATTAAACCGTTGACTGATGCGGCAGGGCTTTCGCGCCTACATGTTGTCAATATGCTGTCAGTTTCCGCACACGGCAAAGCGGCGATAGACGATCTGGCTGGGCAAAGTGCCCGTCTGCTGAATGGCATTCCGCCTGAAGAAGGGCTTTTCCCGAAACAGCTGGCGTTCAATCTGTTGCCTTTACTGCCCGATGATGTGGGCAGCGTGCGTGAAGAGCGTAGCCTGGTAGATCAGGTGCGTAAAGTCTTGCAGGATGAAGGATTACCCGTTTCAGTGACCTGCATTCAATCCCCTGTGTTCTATGGTCACGCACAGATTGTTCATCTTGAATCGCTGCGTCCGCTGTCTGCGGAAGAAGCGCGTGATGAACTGCTCAATGCCGGAAATATTCAGGTGAGTGAGGAGCAGGATTATCCGACTCAGGTGGGCGATGCTTCCGGTAATGGGCAACTGAGCGTCGGCTGTCTGCGTAATGATTATGGTATTCCTGAGCTGCTGCAATTCTGGTCGGTTGCCGATAACGCGCGCTTTGGCGGCGCACTGATGGCAGTAGAAACGGCAGAATGTCTGGTGCAGGAGTATCTTGGGTAA
- the pdxB gene encoding 4-phosphoerythronate dehydrogenase PdxB, protein MKILVDENMPYARELFSRLGEVQAVPGRPLPRELLVGADALMVRSVTKVNANLLFGSSVKFVGSATAGTDHVDDTWLNANGIAFSAAPGCNAIAVVEYVFSSLLMLAERDGFQLRDKTVGIVGVGNVGRRLDTRLKAWGVKTLLCDPPRADRGDAGDFLSLETLVRDADILTLHTPLYLDGPYRTHHLVDATVLNAFADGRILINACRGPVVDNAALLEALQQGKKLSVILDVWEPEPGLSTDLLARVDIGTAHIAGYTLEGKARGTTQVFEAWSEFIGTPQQIALSSLLPEPDYAEVTLTAPVDEALLKRLVHLVYDVRRDDALLRHAAHQEGEFDRLRKHYQERREWSSLHVICADVESADCLNALGFNASVRGAR, encoded by the coding sequence ATGAAGATTCTGGTTGATGAAAATATGCCGTATGCTCGCGAGCTTTTCAGCCGTTTGGGTGAGGTTCAGGCGGTACCGGGACGCCCTTTACCGCGCGAACTGCTGGTAGGCGCTGATGCACTGATGGTGCGATCGGTTACAAAAGTGAACGCTAATCTGCTGTTTGGCTCGTCGGTAAAATTTGTCGGCAGCGCGACGGCTGGCACCGACCATGTCGATGACACTTGGCTTAACGCCAACGGCATCGCGTTTTCTGCTGCGCCCGGCTGCAATGCTATTGCGGTGGTGGAGTATGTGTTTTCTTCTTTGCTGATGCTGGCCGAACGTGATGGCTTCCAACTGCGTGATAAAACTGTCGGCATTGTCGGCGTGGGGAATGTTGGCAGACGCCTTGATACACGACTGAAAGCCTGGGGCGTAAAAACGCTGTTGTGCGATCCGCCGCGTGCCGATCGCGGCGATGCGGGCGACTTCCTGTCGCTGGAAACGCTGGTGCGTGATGCTGACATTTTGACATTGCATACGCCGCTGTATCTCGACGGGCCGTACCGAACGCATCATTTGGTTGATGCCACCGTACTGAACGCGTTTGCGGACGGACGTATTCTGATTAACGCCTGCCGTGGCCCAGTGGTGGATAATGCTGCCTTGCTTGAAGCGCTGCAACAGGGCAAAAAACTCAGTGTGATTCTTGATGTGTGGGAGCCTGAACCTGGATTATCGACCGATCTGCTGGCGCGGGTGGACATCGGCACGGCGCATATCGCCGGTTATACGCTGGAAGGAAAAGCACGCGGCACCACACAGGTTTTTGAAGCCTGGAGCGAGTTTATCGGAACGCCGCAGCAGATTGCGCTTTCGTCGCTGTTACCTGAACCGGACTATGCCGAAGTGACATTAACTGCACCGGTGGATGAGGCGCTGCTAAAACGCCTCGTGCATCTGGTGTATGATGTGCGCCGAGACGATGCGCTGTTGCGTCATGCTGCGCATCAGGAAGGCGAGTTTGATCGCCTGCGTAAACATTATCAGGAACGACGCGAATGGTCGTCACTCCATGTCATCTGCGCCGATGTTGAGAGCGCAGATTGTCTGAACGCGCTGGGATTCAACGCGTCAGTGCGGGGCGCACGCTAA
- a CDS encoding flagella biosynthesis regulator Flk, with the protein MQPVSGPGAPLPGERSVMPTTTSSTSTSSSNAAGSTNGDRPLTLAQRTTLENLVLKVAALTTSKAAEVWTTVKQGLGLAENNELLSRHYQPAEQILQTRLTQAQDNSGRQPLLQRLTDMLSQGNNRQAVSDFIRQQFGSTTLSALNKTQLQQVVTLLQNGQIPQSTASATAPQAAQAANSPERPLSPVEQRGLNQLVTRLATMTGEQPARVLSNLMMMQNLNVGDAIPLKHLPLLTQFLQAQVELQQTQTLLRTTLTPQGTQTHAGTAGASPEPLTANTASTANANQASTTNLSSQPLPTQNVLLSPNLAPLQALLQQPMTTQEQQLLMDYTQNRFNIGLQTPLTPMQVSDLLTFLFTQRIQRSQETDWTATSQLLHPLFNPLIASLPLSWQSLFHKPMFLVIVSTCIAAFLLWVLI; encoded by the coding sequence ATGCAACCTGTAAGTGGCCCAGGTGCCCCGCTGCCCGGCGAACGCTCGGTTATGCCGACAACCACATCGTCGACCTCAACATCATCCTCTAACGCCGCAGGTTCCACCAACGGCGATCGACCATTAACGCTGGCGCAGCGCACGACGCTGGAAAATCTGGTGCTTAAAGTTGCCGCGCTAACAACGTCAAAGGCAGCAGAAGTCTGGACGACGGTAAAACAGGGGTTAGGGCTGGCAGAAAATAATGAGCTGCTGTCCCGCCACTACCAACCGGCCGAGCAGATACTTCAGACGCGTCTAACACAGGCGCAAGATAACAGCGGCCGCCAGCCGTTGCTCCAACGTCTGACAGATATGCTGTCTCAGGGCAATAATCGTCAGGCAGTCAGTGATTTCATCCGGCAGCAGTTCGGCAGCACCACGCTAAGCGCGCTGAATAAAACACAGCTACAGCAGGTTGTTACGCTACTGCAAAATGGGCAAATTCCGCAGTCAACGGCATCAGCCACAGCGCCGCAAGCGGCTCAGGCTGCCAATTCGCCCGAACGTCCGCTCTCTCCAGTGGAACAACGCGGCTTGAATCAGTTAGTCACCCGGTTAGCAACTATGACTGGGGAACAGCCAGCGAGAGTGTTGAGCAATCTGATGATGATGCAGAATCTTAACGTAGGCGACGCGATCCCGTTAAAGCATCTGCCGCTGCTCACGCAATTCCTGCAAGCACAAGTTGAGCTGCAACAGACGCAGACGCTGCTTCGCACCACCTTGACGCCACAAGGAACGCAGACCCATGCAGGAACGGCTGGCGCGTCGCCGGAACCGCTGACAGCCAATACCGCTAGCACGGCAAACGCAAATCAAGCATCAACAACGAATCTATCATCACAGCCGCTGCCGACACAGAACGTGCTGCTTTCCCCGAACCTTGCTCCGTTGCAGGCTCTGTTACAGCAGCCAATGACCACGCAGGAACAGCAATTATTGATGGATTACACACAGAATCGCTTCAATATCGGCTTACAAACCCCGTTGACGCCGATGCAGGTCAGCGATCTGCTGACGTTCCTGTTTACACAACGTATTCAGCGCTCACAGGAAACGGACTGGACGGCAACCTCACAGTTGCTGCATCCGCTGTTTAACCCGTTGATTGCCTCGCTGCCGCTCAGTTGGCAATCCCTGTTCCATAAGCCGATGTTTCTGGTGATTGTCAGTACCTGCATAGCTGCGTTTCTGCTCTGGGTGCTGATCTAA
- a CDS encoding beta-ketoacyl-ACP synthase I: protein MKRAVITGLGIVSSIGNNQQEVLASLREGRSGITFSQELKDSGMRSHVWGNVKLDTTGLIDRKVVRFMSDASIYAYLSMEQAIKDSGLSDEVYQNNPRVGLIAGSGGSARYQVFGADAMRSPRGLKAVGPYVVTKSMGSAVSACLATPFKIHGVNYSISSACATSAHCIGNAVEQIQMGKQDIVFAGGAEELCWELSCEFDAMGALSTKYNETPEKASRTYDTGRDGFVIAGGGGMVVVEELEHALARGAHIYAEVVGYGATSDGADMVAPSGEGAVRCMRMAMNGVDTPIDYLNSHGTSTPVGDVKELGAIREVFGDNSPAISATKAMTGHSLGAAGVQEAIYSLLMLEHSFVAPSINIENLDEQAAGLNIVTEPMERKLTTVMSNSFGFGGTNATLVMRKLDK, encoded by the coding sequence ATGAAACGTGCAGTGATTACTGGCCTGGGGATCGTATCAAGCATTGGTAATAACCAGCAGGAAGTTCTGGCATCATTGCGGGAAGGCCGCTCGGGTATTACTTTCTCTCAAGAGCTGAAAGATTCCGGCATGCGTAGTCACGTCTGGGGGAATGTCAAACTGGACACCACTGGCCTCATCGACCGCAAAGTTGTGCGTTTTATGAGTGATGCATCGATTTATGCCTACTTATCCATGGAGCAGGCGATTAAAGATTCTGGGCTGTCTGATGAGGTGTATCAGAATAACCCGCGCGTAGGCCTGATTGCCGGTTCCGGCGGTTCTGCGCGTTATCAGGTATTTGGTGCTGATGCGATGCGTAGCCCGCGTGGTCTGAAAGCCGTTGGCCCTTATGTGGTGACCAAATCAATGGGTTCTGCGGTATCTGCCTGTCTGGCAACACCGTTCAAAATTCACGGTGTGAACTACTCCATCAGCTCTGCCTGTGCGACTTCTGCCCACTGCATCGGCAACGCGGTTGAGCAAATTCAGATGGGTAAACAGGATATCGTGTTCGCCGGTGGCGCTGAAGAACTGTGCTGGGAACTATCCTGTGAATTTGATGCCATGGGCGCACTGTCTACCAAATACAATGAGACGCCAGAAAAAGCCTCCCGTACCTATGATACCGGTCGCGATGGTTTCGTGATCGCAGGCGGCGGCGGTATGGTCGTGGTAGAAGAATTGGAACACGCGCTGGCGCGTGGTGCGCATATCTACGCAGAAGTGGTCGGCTACGGCGCGACGTCTGACGGTGCGGATATGGTTGCGCCATCAGGTGAAGGTGCGGTGCGCTGTATGCGGATGGCGATGAACGGTGTTGATACGCCGATCGATTACCTGAACTCTCACGGTACTTCTACGCCGGTTGGCGATGTGAAGGAGCTGGGTGCGATTCGTGAAGTGTTTGGTGATAACTCGCCTGCTATCTCTGCGACGAAAGCGATGACCGGTCATTCTCTCGGTGCTGCAGGCGTTCAAGAAGCCATTTACTCCCTGCTGATGTTGGAACACAGCTTCGTTGCACCGAGCATTAACATAGAAAATCTGGACGAGCAGGCCGCTGGCCTGAATATTGTGACTGAACCGATGGAGCGTAAACTGACCACGGTGATGTCTAACAGCTTCGGTTTCGGTGGTACGAACGCGACGTTGGTGATGAGAAAACTCGATAAATAA
- the mnmC gene encoding bifunctional tRNA (5-methylaminomethyl-2-thiouridine)(34)-methyltransferase MnmD/FAD-dependent 5-carboxymethylaminomethyl-2-thiouridine(34) oxidoreductase MnmC: MANLPIQHASLSWNAQGTPVSQQFDDVYFSNQDGLAETRYVFLQGNQFPERFGTHPRTACVIAETGFGTGLNFLTLWQAFAHFRQQQPQATLRHLHFISFEKFPLRQHDLAAAHAQWPELAEFADELRQQWPLALPGCHRLILAQGSITLDLWFGDVNVILPELDDTQNHQVDAWFLDGFAPSKNPDMWTDNLFQAMARLCRKEGTFATFTAAGFVRRGLQQAGFHVSKVKGFGQKREMLSGLLPDTLPITSPTPWYSRPAASTTDDIAIIGGGIASVLTALALQRRGANVTLYCAESQPATGASGNRQGALYPLLNNRHDAVSRFFSLAFDFAHRSYSALAQQGLEFEHQWCGVSQLAWDEKSARKIEQILQGEWPEELVVSVDAQQLEKQSGLNPGVNGITYPDGGWLCPAELTAAALKLAQQNGLSVQMSTAVSALEKTDSGWALTLSAGQQVNHAVVVLANGHHITDWPQTRHLPGYAVRGQVSHIPTNPVLGQLKHVLCYDGYLTPVSPQHQTHCIGASYLRGQAHGDYREEEQQENRQRLLNCLPNADWAKTVDISDAQARQGVRCALRDHLPLIGAVPNYEQTLKEYENRLHPQHRADTVSSAPYWQDLFIIGALGSRGLCSAPLAAEILASQMYAEPLPLDRDTLAALNPNRFWIRKLLKGKPVTHD, translated from the coding sequence GTGGCTAACCTTCCCATCCAACACGCATCGTTAAGTTGGAACGCTCAGGGTACACCTGTATCGCAACAGTTTGATGACGTCTATTTTTCGAATCAGGATGGGTTGGCCGAAACCCGTTATGTGTTTTTACAGGGCAATCAATTTCCTGAACGATTCGGCACGCACCCGCGCACAGCCTGCGTGATAGCGGAAACCGGCTTTGGCACCGGTCTGAATTTTCTTACGCTGTGGCAAGCTTTTGCTCACTTTCGTCAACAGCAGCCGCAGGCAACACTGCGACATCTGCATTTCATCAGCTTCGAGAAATTCCCCCTGCGTCAGCACGATCTGGCTGCCGCACACGCGCAGTGGCCGGAGCTGGCAGAATTTGCGGATGAGTTGCGCCAGCAGTGGCCGTTGGCGCTGCCGGGTTGTCACCGTCTGATTCTGGCGCAAGGCAGCATCACGCTCGATTTATGGTTCGGTGACGTCAACGTCATATTGCCTGAGTTGGATGACACCCAGAACCATCAGGTTGACGCTTGGTTTCTGGACGGCTTCGCGCCCTCCAAAAACCCAGATATGTGGACGGATAATTTGTTTCAGGCGATGGCACGTCTGTGTCGTAAAGAAGGGACATTCGCCACTTTTACCGCCGCAGGCTTTGTCCGACGCGGTCTACAACAGGCGGGCTTTCACGTCAGTAAAGTCAAAGGCTTCGGACAGAAGCGGGAGATGCTAAGCGGCCTCCTTCCCGATACACTGCCCATTACCTCGCCGACACCGTGGTATTCACGTCCCGCTGCCAGCACGACTGACGATATTGCGATTATTGGCGGCGGCATCGCCAGCGTGCTTACTGCACTGGCTTTGCAACGGCGCGGCGCAAACGTCACGCTCTACTGCGCGGAGTCACAGCCTGCCACCGGCGCATCAGGCAATCGTCAGGGCGCGCTGTATCCTCTGCTGAATAACCGACACGATGCGGTGTCCCGCTTTTTCTCGCTCGCCTTTGACTTTGCCCACCGCAGCTACTCGGCGCTGGCGCAACAGGGGCTTGAATTTGAACACCAGTGGTGCGGCGTCAGCCAGCTCGCCTGGGATGAAAAAAGCGCGCGTAAAATCGAACAGATTTTGCAAGGGGAATGGCCGGAAGAGCTAGTCGTTAGCGTGGATGCACAGCAACTGGAAAAACAGAGTGGCCTGAATCCCGGGGTAAATGGCATCACCTATCCCGACGGCGGTTGGCTGTGTCCGGCAGAACTAACAGCTGCTGCACTGAAGCTGGCACAGCAGAACGGCCTGTCGGTACAGATGAGTACCGCCGTTTCAGCGCTGGAAAAAACGGACAGCGGCTGGGCGCTCACCTTAAGTGCGGGTCAACAGGTCAACCATGCTGTTGTGGTTCTGGCGAATGGTCACCACATTACCGACTGGCCACAAACCCGCCATTTGCCCGGCTACGCCGTGCGTGGGCAAGTTAGCCACATCCCGACTAACCCTGTCCTAGGGCAATTAAAGCATGTGTTGTGCTACGACGGCTACCTGACGCCGGTGAGTCCGCAACATCAAACGCACTGTATCGGGGCGAGCTACCTACGCGGCCAAGCGCACGGTGATTATCGGGAGGAAGAACAACAGGAGAACCGTCAACGGTTGCTGAATTGTTTGCCTAATGCAGACTGGGCCAAAACCGTCGATATCAGCGATGCGCAGGCTCGTCAAGGCGTTCGCTGCGCGCTACGTGACCATCTGCCGCTAATTGGGGCCGTTCCGAACTATGAGCAAACGCTGAAAGAGTATGAAAATCGGCTGCATCCACAGCACCGCGCCGACACAGTGTCAAGCGCACCTTATTGGCAGGATCTGTTTATTATCGGTGCGCTAGGCTCACGCGGGCTATGTTCTGCCCCACTCGCAGCGGAAATTTTGGCTTCGCAGATGTATGCCGAACCACTACCGCTGGATCGTGACACGCTCGCTGCGCTAAATCCGAATAGATTCTGGATAAGGAAACTGCTGAAAGGCAAACCCGTAACACACGATTAA
- a CDS encoding YfcL family protein, whose amino-acid sequence MIAEFETRILALIDDMVEHASDDELFAGGYLRGHLTVSVAEVEEHGEHTLEALHMRVSNSINNAIKNGELSPPDQVLVNGMWERLFQQAQTSTH is encoded by the coding sequence ATGATCGCAGAATTTGAAACGCGCATTCTGGCGCTGATTGATGACATGGTAGAGCATGCCAGCGACGATGAGCTTTTTGCCGGTGGCTATTTGCGTGGTCATCTGACGGTGTCGGTTGCAGAAGTGGAAGAGCACGGTGAACACACGCTTGAAGCTCTGCATATGCGCGTTAGTAACAGCATTAATAACGCGATCAAAAACGGTGAACTGTCACCGCCGGATCAGGTGCTGGTTAACGGAATGTGGGAACGTCTGTTCCAGCAGGCGCAAACTAGTACGCACTGA
- a CDS encoding elongation factor P hydroxylase, translating into MTTTHHYQQLVDIFNDCFGDEYNTRLIKGDDEPIYLPADNDIPYHRIVFAHGFYASALHEISHWCIAGAQRRLQVDFGYWYCPDGRDATTQSQFEVVEIKPQAFDWLFCVAAGFPFNVSCDNLNGDGEPDRIDFQRRVHAQVMQYLDEGIPARPASFIRALQSFYNTPPLTAASFPYPADLW; encoded by the coding sequence ATGACAACAACGCACCATTATCAACAACTGGTTGATATTTTTAATGATTGTTTTGGCGATGAATACAATACCCGTCTGATAAAAGGTGACGATGAGCCTATTTATCTGCCGGCGGATAATGACATTCCGTATCACCGGATTGTGTTTGCCCATGGTTTTTATGCCAGCGCGCTGCACGAAATTTCCCACTGGTGCATTGCCGGCGCACAGCGGCGTTTGCAGGTCGACTTCGGCTACTGGTACTGCCCCGATGGCCGCGATGCCACGACGCAAAGCCAATTTGAAGTGGTGGAGATCAAACCTCAGGCCTTCGACTGGCTATTCTGCGTCGCAGCGGGCTTTCCGTTTAACGTCAGCTGCGACAATCTGAACGGCGACGGTGAGCCAGATCGTATTGATTTCCAACGACGTGTGCATGCGCAAGTGATGCAGTATCTGGACGAAGGGATTCCTGCGCGCCCAGCAAGCTTTATTCGCGCGTTACAATCGTTTTACAATACGCCACCGCTGACGGCGGCGAGCTTCCCGTATCCAGCCGATCTGTGGTGA
- a CDS encoding penicillin-insensitive murein endopeptidase, producing MKQGLIGVLALALGATLLSSAVWAKTPWQEIAHPVAGTPQSIGSFSNGCIIGAQPLPLQSLDYQVMRVDQRRYFGHPDLLAFIHRLSTEVKRTTSGNVLVGDMGMPVGGRFSSGHASHQSGLDVDIWLQLPRQRWSEQQLLKPQPIDLVNASGLNVNPRVWRPEVTTLIKTAALDSDVTRIFVNPAIKKQLCAEAGHDRDWLRKVRPWFAHRAHMHVRLRCPADSLECQEQSEPPIGDGCGAELTSWFQPKQPSSEAPEKTTPPPLPPSCQALLDRHFAAR from the coding sequence ATGAAACAAGGGTTAATCGGGGTTCTCGCGCTGGCGCTGGGTGCGACGCTGTTGTCGAGTGCGGTATGGGCGAAAACGCCCTGGCAGGAGATCGCGCATCCGGTCGCGGGTACGCCGCAGTCAATTGGTAGTTTTTCCAATGGCTGTATTATCGGTGCCCAGCCATTGCCGTTGCAGTCTCTGGATTATCAGGTGATGCGCGTCGATCAGCGCCGCTATTTCGGTCACCCCGATCTTCTGGCGTTTATTCACCGCCTGAGCACCGAGGTGAAGCGCACGACTTCAGGGAATGTGCTGGTGGGGGATATGGGAATGCCTGTCGGTGGACGTTTCAGCAGCGGCCACGCCAGTCACCAATCCGGGCTGGATGTGGATATCTGGCTGCAATTACCCCGACAGCGCTGGAGTGAGCAACAGTTGCTGAAACCGCAGCCTATCGATTTGGTTAACGCCAGCGGACTTAACGTCAACCCGCGCGTTTGGCGACCGGAAGTTACTACGTTGATCAAGACTGCCGCTCTGGATAGCGACGTGACGCGCATCTTCGTCAATCCGGCGATTAAAAAACAGCTGTGTGCCGAAGCAGGTCACGATCGTGACTGGTTGCGTAAAGTACGCCCTTGGTTTGCGCATCGCGCGCACATGCACGTGCGTTTGCGCTGCCCGGCAGACAGCCTGGAGTGTCAGGAACAAAGCGAACCACCCATCGGTGACGGATGCGGTGCTGAGTTAACCAGCTGGTTCCAGCCGAAGCAGCCTAGTAGCGAAGCGCCAGAAAAAACGACGCCGCCACCGTTGCCGCCTTCTTGTCAGGCATTACTCGACAGACATTTTGCCGCGAGATAA
- a CDS encoding chorismate synthase produces MAGNSIGQFFRVTTFGESHGIALGCIVDGVPPGIPLTEADLQHDLDRRRPGTSRYTTQRREPDQVKILSGVFEGVTTGTSIGLLIENTDQRSQDYGAIKDVFRPGHADYTYEQKYGQRDYRGGGRSSARETAMRVAAGAIAKKYLQQQHGVKVRGYLSQIGDVTCELKDWEQVEQNPFFCPDIDKLDALDELMRALKKEGDSIGAKVSVVAESVPVGLGEPVFDRLDADLAHALMSINAVKGVEIGDGFAVVTKRGSENRDEITPEGFQSNHAGGILGGISSGQNIVAHLALKPTSSIMVPGKTINRQGEATEMVTRGRHDPCVGIRAVPIAEAMMAIVLMDHLLRQRAQCGDVNSQVPRW; encoded by the coding sequence ATGGCAGGCAACAGTATTGGGCAATTTTTCCGCGTCACTACATTTGGTGAATCCCACGGTATTGCTCTGGGATGTATTGTTGATGGCGTACCGCCGGGTATTCCGCTGACGGAAGCGGATTTGCAACACGATTTGGATCGCCGCCGTCCGGGGACATCCCGCTATACGACGCAGCGCCGCGAGCCTGATCAGGTCAAGATTCTGTCCGGCGTTTTTGAAGGCGTGACAACAGGGACCAGCATTGGTCTGTTGATTGAAAACACCGATCAGCGTTCTCAGGATTACGGTGCGATTAAAGACGTCTTTCGCCCCGGTCATGCCGATTACACCTACGAGCAAAAATACGGCCAGCGTGATTACCGTGGTGGCGGCCGCTCTTCTGCGCGTGAAACCGCGATGCGCGTTGCCGCCGGTGCTATTGCGAAGAAATACCTGCAACAGCAACACGGTGTGAAGGTTCGTGGCTATCTGTCACAGATTGGCGATGTCACCTGCGAGCTGAAAGATTGGGAACAGGTTGAGCAAAATCCGTTCTTTTGCCCAGATATCGATAAGCTGGACGCATTGGATGAACTGATGCGAGCGCTGAAAAAAGAGGGCGACTCCATTGGTGCGAAGGTCAGCGTCGTGGCGGAATCGGTGCCTGTTGGGTTAGGCGAACCGGTCTTTGACCGTCTGGATGCCGACTTGGCTCACGCGCTGATGAGCATCAACGCAGTGAAAGGCGTTGAAATTGGCGATGGTTTTGCGGTTGTCACTAAACGTGGCAGCGAGAACCGTGACGAAATCACACCGGAAGGCTTCCAGAGCAATCATGCTGGCGGCATTTTGGGCGGGATCAGCAGCGGTCAGAACATTGTCGCGCATCTGGCGTTGAAACCGACCTCCAGCATTATGGTGCCGGGGAAAACGATCAATCGTCAGGGTGAAGCGACTGAAATGGTCACGCGCGGGCGTCACGATCCGTGTGTGGGTATTCGTGCAGTGCCGATTGCCGAAGCGATGATGGCGATTGTGTTAATGGATCACCTGTTGCGCCAACGCGCACAGTGTGGGGATGTGAACAGTCAGGTTCCTCGCTGGTAA